The genomic window TGGGAGAAAGCCGGTAAAATCAAATCCTTGAGAACCCAAGGAGGACATCGGCGTTTCCGAAGAGAGGAATTATTACAGTATAAAAATTTAGATTTATTAACAGTTGGGTATGCTAGAATTAACCAGCGACAACTGCCAGAGAATTTAGACAAACAAGTTAACTGTTTGAAAAATTATTGTGAGTCTTCTGAGTTGAATTATGAGATCATTGAGGAGGTTAGTAGTAACGTTAACTCCCAAGGAATAATACAATTAATACAATTAATTTCTAATCGAAAGATAGAAAAATTAATTTTAACGAATAAAGTTCAATTATTGAACCTAGCAGGTAATCTTATTTTTAGCCTGTGTCGATTATTTGAGGTAGAAGTTATTATTCTCTACGATTCACAAGAAGAAATGTCTAAACAGTATTTAATGGAGGATTTTAAAGACATCATTCCAGCCTTAAGGCATTATTGCAATTGTGAGAACACTGAAATCAATGGTAAAGTT from Crocosphaera subtropica ATCC 51142 includes these protein-coding regions:
- a CDS encoding MerR family DNA-binding transcriptional regulator gives rise to the protein MKALLTIKEAAQLLGVSAKTLRRWEKAGKIKSLRTQGGHRRFRREELLQYKNLDLLTVGYARINQRQLPENLDKQVNCLKNYCESSELNYEIIEEVSSNVNSQGIIQLIQLISNRKIEKLILTNKVQLLNLAGNLIFSLCRLFEVEVIILYDSQEEMSKQYLMEDFKDIIPALRHYCNCENTEINGKVLNTVGKITSDNRK